The following proteins are co-located in the Phytoactinopolyspora mesophila genome:
- a CDS encoding glycosyl hydrolase family 18 protein, with protein MRSKALAVLMAGAAVTVVAVLALLVGIARSPSPSSPEESPVADPGHPLVIGYVPYWDQERAFDVLWEQSDLLDEVSPVWYSIEPTGEVVLADDTHVTVDTEAVREASRRGVRVIPTVTNLRNGEWDAAAVQAVLHDPARRGTHVDELVSLAVAERYDGIDVDYEHLEAADREAFTDFLTDLANRLQAEDKVLTVALHAKTSDEGYAARNEAQDYQAIGRIADQVRVMTYDYSWESSPPGPVAPRDWVDDVLEWTVTQIPPDKVILGIVLLGYDWVNGQGITIDYTDAMARSEEYDAPVQRSDDGSPWLTFHSAHGNQHEIWFEDAVSVGAKLELVSEYNLGGVFFWRLGGEDANVWRQLPSVLDEP; from the coding sequence ATGCGCTCTAAAGCACTGGCGGTCCTGATGGCGGGAGCCGCCGTGACTGTGGTGGCCGTGCTGGCGCTCCTGGTGGGCATCGCGCGGAGCCCGAGCCCGTCCAGCCCGGAGGAATCCCCCGTTGCTGATCCGGGTCACCCATTGGTCATCGGGTATGTGCCGTACTGGGATCAGGAACGTGCGTTCGACGTCCTGTGGGAGCAGTCTGACCTGCTGGACGAGGTGAGTCCCGTCTGGTATTCGATTGAACCCACGGGCGAGGTTGTGCTCGCCGACGACACTCATGTGACCGTGGACACCGAGGCCGTGCGGGAGGCCAGCCGCCGTGGTGTACGCGTCATTCCCACCGTCACCAACCTGCGAAACGGGGAGTGGGACGCGGCAGCGGTACAGGCCGTGCTCCATGATCCCGCACGCCGCGGCACCCATGTGGACGAACTCGTGAGCCTGGCTGTGGCCGAGCGATACGACGGGATCGATGTGGACTACGAGCACCTCGAAGCCGCCGACCGGGAGGCCTTCACCGACTTCCTGACCGACCTGGCGAACCGGCTGCAAGCGGAGGACAAGGTGCTCACCGTCGCGTTGCATGCGAAAACGTCGGACGAGGGGTACGCCGCGCGCAACGAGGCTCAGGATTACCAGGCCATCGGGCGAATCGCCGACCAGGTGCGGGTGATGACCTACGACTATTCCTGGGAGAGCTCGCCGCCAGGTCCGGTCGCACCGCGTGACTGGGTCGACGACGTACTGGAATGGACCGTGACCCAGATACCGCCGGACAAGGTGATCCTTGGCATTGTGCTGCTCGGCTATGACTGGGTAAACGGGCAGGGCATCACCATCGACTACACCGACGCGATGGCCCGCTCCGAGGAGTACGACGCGCCGGTCCAGCGTAGCGATGATGGGTCGCCGTGGCTGACCTTTCACAGCGCGCATGGCAACCAGCACGAGATATGGTTCGAGGACGCGGTGAGCGTGGGGGCCAAACTCGAGCTGGTGAGCGAGTACAACCTCGGCGGTGTGTTCTTCTGGAGGCTCGG